Within the Salvia hispanica cultivar TCC Black 2014 chromosome 4, UniMelb_Shisp_WGS_1.0, whole genome shotgun sequence genome, the region ACGAGCTAACGAAACTCTACATCGTGCAAGGAGAAGAATCATATATGACGACGACAACGAGGACGAGGATTATGGGTATAACGAAGAGTTAGCGATGCTCGAATCTTACACTCAATTGGTGAAAGATGAAATTCTTTTGGTACAAGCAATGGTGGACGATGAACAAGTTGAAGTTCTCATCTACAAGGTAGGAGTACATTATATTATCCTTACTATTTTAACCgtcctttatatttttatatatatatatatgtaaaaattaaattaaatttaaagtcATACTATTTGTGGGTTGGTGATTAATTAAACTGAAACAGGGATTTTCGTCGTGTCTGAATTATGGAACCTCTTCAGATCCTTCAAGAAGTGTGTTGCCAGCAAAGGCATGGGTGAAAAGCATAGATAGAGCTAGAGGGCCGTTTGATCCATCCAATATTGAGTATATTGAGCGAGCCATCCcttttcatcaatttcaaaCACGTCTCCCCCACCAAAATTGAAACACCTCCactattctttttttgtttttattaaatgctTATCAACACCTCTTTTTCATTACCATATAGCTAAACTCTAATATTTGTGAGTTGctcccaaataaaataatactactccactataattacttttaataATTAACACTATAATCTAAAGAATCATACGTACTAAGCctcaacaaaataaacaaacataaaatcacCAATTTCCTAGCATTGTCgaataatatttgtttctgttgtaatcaacaaaatcatttaTGTGGTGTGCAGTTGAAAACATGAAATAGATTGTTTTTTGCAATAGGGGTGGTTTATTGAACTGAACCGATTAGTAGAGGATTGATGACAAAATATCCGTTGACAAACTTACCAGCAAAATTGGAGTTTAAAGCATCAACTAACCTTACTAATTAAATGCTTTAGTTGACAGACTTTATTTAAGTGTAATCACTGAGCAAAATATTAGTTAgcttaaataatagtaataaaattttaatattgtgtgTAAGTAAGAAAAAACATGTACGTCAATAACTTATACTAGTAACTTAAATGTCAAAATTGAGTTATCATAAGATTTTCCTAATTAATAAAAGGcgttgtgtttttttttttttttttttaatataaataggctCAAACCAAAAGATGGTGAGCAAAAGTTCAACAATAACACcccaacaaaaaaacaaatctaCTAAGACCAACGAAAAAACTAAGCACCAACAAAAAaacc harbors:
- the LOC125223857 gene encoding uncharacterized protein LOC125223857 isoform X2; protein product: MLKQLGKWTSNSIPLFPHPNPFSYTQTAPSYSSPFSNNPLKIRIKRANETLHRARRRIIYDDDNEDEDYGYNEELAMLESYTQLVKDEILLVQAMVDDEQVEVLIYKILQEVCCQQRHG
- the LOC125223857 gene encoding uncharacterized protein LOC125223857 isoform X1; the encoded protein is MLKQLGKWTSNSIPLFPHPNPFSYTQTAPSYSSPFSNNPLKIRIKRANETLHRARRRIIYDDDNEDEDYGYNEELAMLESYTQLVKDEILLVQAMVDDEQVEVLIYKGFSSCLNYGTSSDPSRSVLPAKAWVKSIDRARGPFDPSNIEYIERAIPFHQFQTRLPHQN